A window of Metabacillus sp. B2-18 contains these coding sequences:
- a CDS encoding site-2 protease family protein, with translation MNDFSSFLAFPLEVFPYVIITLMVAFTLHEFAHAYVAYKFGDPTAERQGRLTLNPLAHLDPFGTILIFIAGFGWARPVPVNRYFFKRPRLAGVLVSIAGPLSNLVLAFIGTAIWYILLTTNAVSALPDNMVTSLEQFFNIFVSLNVILFIFNLLPFPPLDGYRIIEDLAPTHIRSKMTQYESYGIIIFLILVITPLDAYIIQPIFEVGRAIVMNTFHFLLSPLL, from the coding sequence ATGAACGACTTTAGTAGCTTTTTAGCGTTTCCGTTAGAAGTGTTTCCATATGTAATCATTACACTTATGGTGGCTTTTACTCTCCATGAATTTGCTCATGCCTATGTGGCTTATAAATTCGGTGATCCGACGGCAGAGCGGCAGGGGAGATTAACACTAAATCCACTGGCCCATTTAGATCCATTTGGTACGATCCTTATTTTTATAGCAGGATTCGGTTGGGCAAGACCTGTTCCGGTAAATCGTTACTTTTTCAAACGTCCACGCCTGGCAGGTGTGTTGGTTTCCATCGCTGGTCCGTTAAGTAACTTGGTGCTTGCTTTTATAGGAACAGCCATTTGGTATATATTATTAACAACGAATGCTGTTTCTGCACTGCCAGACAATATGGTAACAAGCCTTGAACAGTTTTTTAATATTTTTGTGTCTCTTAATGTGATTTTATTTATTTTTAATTTGCTTCCGTTTCCACCACTGGATGGATACAGAATTATCGAAGATTTAGCACCAACACATATCCGCTCAAAGATGACACAGTATGAGAGCTATGGAATCATTATTTTCTTAATCCTTGTGATTACACCATTAGATGCGTATATTATTCAACCAATATTTGAAGTAGGAAGAGCAATCGTGATGAACACATTCCACTTTTTGCTTAGTCCTTTATTGTAA
- a CDS encoding YwgA family protein, whose product MMKEHAKLMKVISSAGEIIGRKKLQKMIYIAKKIDLPFYEKYNFHFYGPYSEELTLRIEELCNLGFLEEVHEKKGGYFQYRYSLTDTGSEFLGHYDLDMPPLKECMLNLNEQSSRFLELVSTVLYFEGLTEEEVKEKVFTLKSKQRYTEEEIADAYEYIKSIKNLVKNEAVKN is encoded by the coding sequence TTGATGAAAGAACATGCAAAGCTGATGAAGGTTATTTCATCTGCTGGGGAAATCATTGGTCGGAAAAAACTGCAAAAAATGATTTATATTGCAAAAAAGATTGATCTGCCTTTTTATGAAAAATACAATTTCCACTTTTACGGACCATATTCAGAAGAGCTTACTTTACGAATTGAAGAGCTTTGCAACCTAGGCTTTTTAGAGGAAGTTCATGAAAAAAAGGGTGGATATTTTCAATACAGATATTCCTTAACAGATACAGGAAGTGAATTTCTCGGACACTATGACCTGGACATGCCACCACTCAAGGAATGTATGCTAAACTTAAATGAACAAAGTTCTCGCTTTTTAGAATTAGTCTCAACCGTTTTATACTTTGAAGGACTAACAGAAGAAGAAGTGAAGGAAAAAGTATTCACGCTAAAAAGCAAGCAGCGCTATACAGAAGAAGAAATCGCTGATGCATATGAATATATTAAATCGATTAAAAACCTTGTGAAAAATGAGGCCGTCAAAAATTAA